The following proteins are encoded in a genomic region of Microbacterium sp. NC79:
- a CDS encoding WXG100 family type VII secretion target: MAVFSVDSDAVVSATATARATAERVRTDVASLIANLQALQGSWSGSASIAFQEILEMWRGTQREVDAALDRVNLALDSAARQYSDAEQANLSLFRV, translated from the coding sequence ATGGCAGTATTTTCGGTAGATTCCGATGCCGTCGTTTCAGCAACTGCGACTGCGCGGGCGACCGCGGAGCGCGTGCGCACCGACGTGGCATCACTCATTGCGAACCTGCAGGCCTTGCAAGGTTCATGGTCGGGCTCAGCCTCGATCGCATTCCAGGAGATTCTGGAAATGTGGCGCGGCACACAGCGCGAAGTTGATGCAGCACTGGACCGTGTGAATCTTGCACTGGACAGCGCGGCACGGCAGTACAGCGACGCAGAACAGGCGAACCTCAGCCTCTTTCGTGTGTAG
- a CDS encoding cold-shock protein: MPAGKVRFYDEEKGFGFISAEDGQDVFLHATNLPAGSPAPKPGTRVEFGVAEGKRGPQALAVRILEAPVSLAKKNRKPVDDMAIIIEDLVKLLDNLGGDLRHGRYPSSSQTRKVATVLRKVADELDV; the protein is encoded by the coding sequence ATGCCAGCGGGCAAAGTCCGTTTCTACGACGAAGAAAAGGGTTTCGGCTTCATTTCGGCTGAGGATGGTCAAGACGTGTTCTTGCACGCGACCAATCTGCCGGCAGGATCGCCTGCGCCCAAGCCAGGCACGCGTGTCGAGTTTGGCGTCGCTGAAGGTAAGCGGGGCCCGCAAGCCCTGGCGGTACGCATCCTCGAGGCTCCCGTGAGCCTCGCAAAAAAGAACAGAAAGCCTGTCGATGACATGGCGATCATTATCGAAGACCTCGTTAAGCTCCTCGACAACCTCGGTGGCGACCTGCGCCACGGTCGGTACCCGTCGTCGAGCCAGACACGTAAGGTCGCAACAGTACTGCGCAAGGTGGCGGACGAGCTTGACGTTTGA
- a CDS encoding multidrug ABC transporter ATPase, which produces MSNENPDTEVPVTRLDRILAVSSLTLIVAAVICFVAVIIGSMITVDFSTPLWTILSGIMYYGLPLGVVLFFTLLISNTVRRAKLAKAARGNQQR; this is translated from the coding sequence ATGAGTAACGAAAATCCTGACACTGAGGTTCCTGTCACGCGTCTTGACCGCATTTTGGCGGTGTCGTCGCTGACGCTCATTGTCGCGGCCGTCATCTGTTTCGTGGCCGTCATCATTGGCTCCATGATCACGGTCGACTTCAGCACGCCGCTGTGGACGATTCTGAGCGGCATCATGTACTACGGGCTCCCTCTCGGCGTTGTGCTCTTCTTTACGTTGCTTATTTCGAACACCGTGCGTCGGGCGAAGCTTGCCAAAGCAGCCCGCGGCAACCAACAGCGGTAG
- a CDS encoding M23 family metallopeptidase, with product MSSQNESLKNETDSSVVASSTPRITRRSAEQNTKKPVAPAQAHTKIRPIRALAIFGAVAGLVATVALPAYAAFKPAVDESVTLQQVAEDGAQTLVVASDADTTNLQATTYAATTIGEIEQKKAEEAAAQRAKELAAQAAAAAASNSQAASAWSNVDLSMVPAGSGTVIFPLQSYDYIGDGFRSRGGSHDGVDILAPAMTPIYAAADGVVTVSSESYWGYGVGVVLDHVIGGQRVSTLYGHMTYGTRLVSVGDTVSVGQPIGAVGTTGRSTANHLHFEVEVNGSLVDPMAWLNANAG from the coding sequence TTGTCGTCACAGAACGAATCGTTGAAGAACGAGACCGACTCATCGGTCGTTGCCTCTTCAACCCCTCGAATTACCCGTCGTAGCGCCGAACAGAACACCAAGAAGCCCGTGGCCCCCGCCCAGGCTCACACGAAGATTCGCCCCATCAGGGCACTCGCGATCTTCGGTGCTGTTGCTGGTCTTGTTGCTACCGTCGCATTGCCCGCATACGCCGCCTTCAAGCCAGCTGTCGACGAGTCCGTGACGCTCCAGCAGGTCGCAGAAGATGGCGCACAGACTCTTGTCGTCGCATCGGACGCAGACACCACAAACCTGCAGGCAACCACGTACGCTGCGACCACCATTGGTGAGATCGAGCAGAAGAAGGCAGAAGAGGCCGCCGCCCAGCGCGCCAAGGAACTGGCTGCACAGGCTGCTGCTGCGGCCGCATCCAACTCCCAGGCGGCAAGTGCGTGGTCCAACGTCGACCTCTCCATGGTTCCGGCTGGTTCCGGCACCGTGATCTTCCCCCTGCAGAGCTACGACTACATCGGTGATGGCTTCCGGTCGCGCGGTGGTTCGCACGATGGCGTCGACATCCTCGCTCCGGCCATGACCCCGATCTACGCGGCAGCTGACGGTGTTGTCACCGTTTCCAGCGAAAGCTACTGGGGCTACGGCGTCGGCGTTGTGCTTGACCACGTCATCGGTGGTCAGCGCGTTTCCACGCTCTACGGACACATGACTTATGGCACGCGACTCGTCAGCGTCGGTGACACCGTTTCGGTCGGTCAGCCGATCGGCGCGGTCGGTACGACCGGACGTTCGACGGCCAACCACCTCCACTTCGAGGTTGAGGTTAACGGCTCGCTGGTTGACCCGATGGCATGGCTGAACGCCAACGCGGGCTAA
- a CDS encoding metal-dependent transcriptional regulator, translating into MTDLIDTTEMYLRTILELEEENITPLRARISERLGHSGPTVSQTVGRMERDGLVVVSETRTLELTDEGRQKAVDVMRKHRLAERLLSDVIGLDWAYVHEEACRWEHVMSEQVERRLVELLGHPTESPYGNPIPGLDQVGGETNATFEEGVVGLVQRLTDAGRPIEGTVRRLAEPAQVDPELLEQFRDAGVLPGAHGQFRFNEGYVLVEMDGNEAGLELPVEVAAHIFLLSDRS; encoded by the coding sequence ATGACTGACCTGATCGACACCACCGAAATGTACCTCCGCACCATCTTGGAGCTGGAAGAGGAGAACATTACGCCGTTGCGTGCGCGCATCTCTGAGCGCCTTGGCCACTCGGGCCCGACGGTTTCTCAGACGGTCGGGCGCATGGAACGTGATGGCCTCGTCGTCGTGTCGGAGACGCGCACGCTGGAGCTCACTGACGAGGGTCGCCAGAAGGCTGTCGACGTGATGCGCAAGCACCGTCTGGCTGAGCGTTTGCTTTCCGACGTCATCGGATTGGACTGGGCGTACGTGCACGAAGAAGCGTGCCGCTGGGAACACGTGATGAGCGAGCAGGTGGAGCGCCGCCTCGTTGAGTTGCTCGGTCACCCCACCGAATCGCCTTACGGCAACCCGATTCCGGGGCTGGATCAGGTGGGCGGCGAGACGAACGCGACGTTCGAGGAGGGCGTCGTCGGCCTAGTCCAGCGCCTCACCGACGCCGGCCGGCCGATCGAGGGCACCGTGCGCCGCCTCGCCGAGCCCGCACAGGTTGATCCGGAACTGCTTGAGCAGTTCCGTGACGCTGGCGTCTTGCCAGGAGCTCACGGCCAGTTCCGTTTCAACGAGGGTTACGTCCTGGTGGAGATGGACGGTAACGAAGCCGGTCTGGAACTGCCAGTTGAGGTTGCCGCGCACATTTTTCTGCTCAGCGATCGTTCGTGA
- a CDS encoding DUF3027 domain-containing protein, which translates to MTFESDDIVTPGEPDETSAVAAEVVAEAEADPVAAAEETSSSTEAQPDGGAPVVATEPDETLLAAHDLAYAALLEITPAASIGKPAGHIVEPDGVVSLMFETTLLGYPGWFWTVSLARVPGEEPTVLEAELLPGEKALVAPDWVPWDVRLAEYQAAQIAANEPAADHADHDDADDDDEDDDELDFDPDDMRSEGGEDLNGIDIDALGEADINANDDDDDDDESDDDDDDESDDDDDDDDDDESDDDDDDDDDDDDDESDDDDDDEEVATVAAAAPEKKRRRLNWRRLRR; encoded by the coding sequence TTGACGTTTGAATCAGATGACATCGTGACGCCCGGGGAGCCCGACGAGACATCGGCCGTCGCCGCTGAGGTCGTGGCGGAAGCCGAAGCGGACCCTGTGGCTGCGGCGGAGGAGACTTCGTCGAGTACCGAAGCGCAACCCGATGGCGGCGCACCGGTCGTGGCCACCGAACCCGACGAAACGCTCCTTGCCGCACACGATCTTGCCTATGCGGCGCTGCTGGAGATTACGCCGGCCGCATCGATCGGCAAGCCCGCAGGCCACATCGTTGAGCCCGATGGCGTCGTGTCTCTGATGTTTGAAACCACGCTGCTCGGATACCCCGGCTGGTTCTGGACGGTGTCGCTCGCCCGTGTGCCTGGCGAAGAACCGACCGTTCTTGAAGCCGAACTTCTCCCCGGCGAAAAAGCCCTTGTTGCACCTGACTGGGTACCGTGGGATGTCCGCCTCGCGGAATATCAGGCAGCGCAGATCGCCGCTAATGAACCGGCAGCCGATCACGCCGACCACGATGATGCTGACGACGACGACGAAGACGACGACGAACTCGACTTTGACCCGGACGACATGCGTAGCGAGGGCGGCGAGGATCTCAACGGCATCGATATCGATGCGCTCGGCGAAGCCGACATCAACGCGAATGACGACGATGACGACGATGACGAGTCAGACGACGACGATGACGACGAGTCGGATGACGACGACGATGACGACGACGATGATGAGTCTGACGATGACGACGATGACGATGACGATGATGACGACGACGAGTCAGATGACGATGATGACGACGAGGAAGTCGCGACGGTCGCGGCTGCCGCGCCGGAGAAGAAGCGTCGCCGGTTGAACTGGCGTCGACTGCGTCGCTAG
- the serC gene encoding phosphoserine transaminase translates to MATVEIPRDLLPADGRFGCGPSKVREEQITSLAAAGLSLLGTSHRQAPVKNLVGSVRDLMSTLFRLPDGYEVILGNGGSTAFWDAAAFGLIENRAQNLVFGEFGGKFAKAAAAPWLQAPDVRKAEPGTIAEAEAVAGIDVYAYPHNETSTGAAAPIRRAHGDDGALTVVDATSAAGGIDFDAAETDVYYFAPQKNLGSDGGLWFALVSPAAIERIERIAASGRYIPDFLSLKQALDNSRLNQTLNTPALTTLHLLNSQLDWIVGNGGLAWADARTRESSGALYEWAAASAVATPFVANPEHRSPVVATIDFDESVDAAAIAKTLRANGIVDTEPYRKLGRNQLRVATFVSIEPDDVRQLIRSIDYVLAHS, encoded by the coding sequence ATGGCGACAGTTGAGATTCCCCGAGACCTCCTACCCGCTGACGGCCGCTTCGGCTGCGGTCCTTCCAAGGTGCGCGAAGAGCAAATTACTTCGCTCGCCGCGGCCGGCCTGTCACTGCTAGGTACGTCCCACCGCCAAGCCCCGGTGAAGAACCTCGTTGGTTCCGTCCGTGACCTCATGAGTACGCTGTTCCGTCTGCCCGATGGCTACGAAGTCATCCTTGGCAACGGCGGTTCGACCGCGTTCTGGGATGCCGCGGCATTCGGCCTCATTGAGAACCGTGCTCAGAACCTCGTGTTCGGTGAGTTCGGCGGCAAGTTTGCGAAGGCGGCCGCGGCTCCGTGGCTCCAGGCTCCGGATGTACGCAAGGCAGAACCCGGAACCATTGCCGAGGCTGAAGCAGTAGCAGGCATCGACGTGTACGCATACCCGCACAACGAGACCTCGACCGGAGCCGCCGCTCCCATCCGCCGCGCGCACGGCGACGATGGTGCCCTGACGGTCGTCGACGCGACGAGCGCAGCCGGTGGCATTGACTTCGACGCGGCAGAAACCGACGTCTACTACTTCGCTCCGCAGAAGAACCTTGGTTCTGACGGCGGCCTGTGGTTCGCACTGGTCTCTCCCGCCGCTATCGAGCGCATCGAGCGGATCGCCGCTTCGGGTCGCTACATCCCCGACTTCCTCAGCCTTAAGCAGGCCCTCGACAACTCACGTCTCAACCAGACGCTGAACACCCCGGCCCTCACGACGCTGCACCTCCTGAACAGCCAGCTCGATTGGATCGTCGGCAACGGTGGCCTCGCTTGGGCAGATGCTCGCACGCGCGAAAGCTCAGGTGCGCTGTATGAATGGGCTGCGGCCTCAGCGGTGGCAACGCCGTTCGTCGCGAACCCGGAGCACCGCTCCCCCGTCGTCGCCACGATTGACTTTGACGAGTCTGTCGATGCGGCCGCGATCGCAAAGACACTGCGCGCCAACGGCATCGTTGACACGGAGCCGTACCGCAAGCTCGGCCGCAACCAGTTGCGTGTCGCCACGTTCGTCTCGATTGAGCCCGACGATGTGCGCCAGCTGATCCGCAGCATTGACTACGTTTTGGCTCACAGCTAA
- a CDS encoding sensor histidine kinase, giving the protein MSLRAKVTGVTVAVLAIGLFSAGVGAVPFLHSAFIQQIDDSLKQQASTTTPQQVFTISEVDGQLIFTPRSTIPGTMPFTAIYVSDQLVAMAGGYGHEEPQIPSTLRLDIGPQRDSASDLSSVEGREGAFRARVELTTVSTSQGDVLVSQLVAIPTADVDRSIATYLGIFGILATVTIIAVGMLTRWLVTLTFRSLGQVEATAMAIASGNFSQRMAGAEPRTEVGRLKTAINTMLGRMDAALAQRDASVRQMRRFVGDASHELRTPLVTVRGYAELYRMGAIRGEEDTAQAMDRIEKEAIRMAALVEDLLALARLDEKRPLTFAAIDLRPIARDAAMDLRAQAPDRPVTVFTERQTPTTPIPVQSDAATGTTTHARKGRAQATAALSLAEATLQRLRRKPRPVTGPGQVQPLIEEAILPPPARDPIVLGAEDKIRQVVANIVGNARRYTPEGSPIDFAVGVDDTETMGWIAIIDHGEGIPDQMKSQIFQRFWRADTSRTRETGGSGLGLAIVASIVEAHHGNITVEDTPGGGATFRISFPLASRPEAAEHLHIETQPLQRLTEADIAEMSAEAKKDSE; this is encoded by the coding sequence GTGAGCTTGCGCGCCAAGGTCACGGGTGTCACCGTTGCGGTGCTGGCGATCGGCCTCTTCTCGGCCGGCGTCGGCGCCGTACCTTTTCTGCATTCCGCCTTCATTCAGCAGATCGATGATTCGCTGAAACAGCAAGCTTCCACCACGACCCCGCAACAGGTCTTCACGATCTCCGAGGTCGATGGCCAGCTGATTTTCACACCGCGCTCAACCATTCCGGGGACGATGCCGTTTACGGCGATCTACGTCAGCGACCAGCTCGTGGCTATGGCGGGTGGCTACGGCCACGAAGAGCCTCAGATTCCGTCGACCCTGCGCCTCGATATTGGTCCGCAGCGCGACAGCGCCTCCGACCTTTCCTCGGTGGAAGGCCGCGAGGGTGCGTTCCGTGCCCGCGTCGAACTCACGACCGTCTCCACGTCGCAGGGCGACGTTCTCGTCAGCCAACTGGTCGCCATTCCTACCGCAGACGTCGATCGTTCCATCGCGACGTACCTGGGCATCTTTGGAATCCTCGCGACCGTGACGATCATCGCGGTCGGAATGCTGACACGGTGGCTCGTGACACTGACTTTTCGCAGTCTCGGGCAAGTGGAAGCAACAGCGATGGCGATCGCCTCCGGAAACTTCAGCCAGCGTATGGCAGGAGCGGAACCTCGCACCGAGGTGGGCAGACTGAAGACCGCCATCAATACGATGCTGGGGCGGATGGATGCGGCACTGGCACAGCGTGACGCGAGCGTTCGTCAAATGCGCCGCTTCGTTGGCGACGCAAGCCACGAACTTCGTACCCCCCTCGTGACAGTGCGCGGCTATGCCGAGCTCTATCGGATGGGTGCGATCCGGGGCGAAGAAGACACCGCACAGGCCATGGACCGGATCGAAAAAGAAGCGATCAGGATGGCGGCGCTTGTGGAGGATCTGCTCGCGCTCGCCCGTCTCGACGAGAAGCGGCCACTGACGTTTGCCGCTATCGACCTGCGGCCTATCGCCCGCGATGCTGCGATGGACCTCCGTGCGCAGGCCCCCGACCGCCCGGTCACCGTCTTTACCGAACGACAGACGCCGACCACTCCCATTCCGGTGCAGTCAGACGCCGCAACCGGAACCACGACGCACGCCCGCAAAGGACGTGCGCAGGCGACTGCGGCGTTGTCACTCGCCGAGGCGACGCTGCAGCGCCTTCGTCGCAAGCCTCGGCCTGTCACGGGCCCCGGCCAGGTGCAACCCCTCATCGAAGAAGCGATCCTGCCGCCGCCTGCGCGAGATCCCATCGTGTTGGGCGCGGAAGACAAGATTCGCCAGGTCGTTGCCAACATTGTCGGCAATGCACGCCGGTACACCCCGGAGGGGTCCCCCATCGACTTCGCCGTCGGCGTTGATGACACCGAGACCATGGGGTGGATCGCCATCATCGACCATGGTGAGGGAATCCCCGACCAGATGAAGTCACAGATCTTCCAGCGCTTCTGGCGTGCTGACACGTCGCGCACCCGCGAAACCGGTGGATCTGGGCTCGGGCTGGCCATCGTCGCCTCGATCGTTGAGGCCCACCACGGCAACATCACCGTGGAGGACACCCCTGGAGGCGGTGCGACATTCCGTATTTCTTTCCCCCTGGCGTCACGGCCTGAGGCCGCTGAACACCTCCACATTGAGACTCAGCCGCTCCAGCGTCTGACCGAAGCGGACATCGCCGAAATGTCTGCCGAGGCGAAAAAAGACAGCGAATAG
- a CDS encoding response regulator transcription factor, with translation MTAPRILIVDDEPNIRDLLSTGLRFAGFQTRAVINGAQTISAVLEEEPDLIVLDVMLPDMNGFSVTKRLREAGYTAPILFLTAKDDTEDKVAGLNAGGDDYVTKPFALDEIVARIQAILRRTMQADEESIIRAGELTMDQDTHDVYIGDTAIDLSPTEFKLLRYLMLNPNRVLSKSQILDHVWEYDFNGDAGIVESYISYLRRKIDPHATESLIQTKRGFGYMLKTSK, from the coding sequence ATGACTGCACCGCGCATCCTCATCGTTGACGACGAGCCCAACATTCGTGACCTGCTGAGCACAGGCCTACGATTCGCCGGATTCCAGACCCGGGCCGTGATTAACGGCGCCCAAACCATCTCCGCCGTGCTCGAAGAAGAGCCCGACCTGATCGTGCTTGACGTGATGTTGCCAGACATGAACGGCTTCAGCGTCACGAAGCGTCTGCGCGAGGCGGGTTACACCGCTCCGATCCTTTTTCTGACTGCCAAAGACGACACCGAAGACAAGGTCGCCGGCCTGAACGCCGGTGGTGACGACTACGTCACAAAGCCGTTTGCTCTCGATGAGATCGTCGCACGCATCCAGGCCATTCTGCGACGCACGATGCAGGCAGACGAAGAGTCAATCATTCGTGCAGGCGAGCTCACGATGGATCAAGACACGCACGATGTCTACATCGGTGACACCGCGATCGATCTCAGCCCGACCGAGTTCAAGCTGCTGCGCTACCTCATGCTCAACCCCAACCGCGTGCTCAGCAAGTCGCAGATTCTCGACCACGTGTGGGAGTACGACTTCAACGGCGACGCAGGCATCGTGGAAAGCTACATTTCCTACCTCCGCCGCAAGATTGATCCGCACGCGACCGAGTCGCTGATTCAGACAAAGCGCGGCTTCGGTTACATGCTGAAGACCTCCAAGTAA
- a CDS encoding DNA repair helicase XPB, whose amino-acid sequence MANGPLIVQSDRTVLLEVAHPDAEAARHELAVFAELERAPEHIHTYRVTRLGLWNARAAGHDAENMLDTLNRWSKFPVPPSVALDITETVGRYGRLSIERDEEGTLILRSADRAVLTEVARNKRISPLLVGHPSEDTYVIDAWARGQIKQELLKIGWPAEDFAGYTPGTPHEIAMDETSDFSLRPYQHDAIDTFVAGGSGVVVLPCGAGKTLVGAGAMAETKTTTLILVTNTVSARQWRDELLKRTTLTPEEIGEYSGQSKEIKPVTIATYQILTAKRKGQYAHLALLDALDWGLIVYDEVHLLPAPVFKLTADLQARRRLGLTATLVREDGREGDVFSLIGPKRFDAPWKEIEAQGFISPAVCYEVRIDLPEIERLEYAASADDERYRLASTAPAKIQTVRDLVAKHKGEQILIIGQYLDQIDAVSDALGAPKITGATPVDEREVLFQAFRTGEISVLVVSKVANFSIDLPEASVAIQISGSYGSRQEEAQRLGRLLRPKKSGHTASFYTLIARDTVDQDYAQNRQRFLAEQGYSYTILDADSLAA is encoded by the coding sequence ATGGCTAATGGCCCCCTGATCGTACAAAGTGACCGAACCGTTCTGCTCGAGGTTGCACACCCAGACGCGGAAGCGGCACGTCACGAGTTGGCTGTGTTCGCTGAGCTTGAGCGCGCACCAGAACACATTCACACCTACCGCGTCACCCGCCTCGGACTGTGGAACGCGCGCGCCGCCGGCCACGATGCCGAGAACATGCTTGACACGTTGAACCGGTGGTCGAAGTTTCCGGTGCCGCCGTCTGTCGCACTCGACATCACCGAGACGGTTGGCCGCTATGGGCGCCTGTCGATCGAACGGGACGAAGAGGGCACACTGATTCTGCGGAGTGCCGACCGCGCGGTGTTGACGGAGGTCGCCCGCAACAAGCGAATCTCGCCGCTTCTGGTTGGCCACCCCAGCGAAGACACCTACGTCATTGATGCGTGGGCGCGCGGCCAGATCAAGCAAGAGCTGCTCAAAATCGGCTGGCCGGCAGAAGACTTCGCCGGATACACGCCCGGAACCCCGCACGAAATCGCGATGGATGAGACGAGCGATTTCTCGCTGCGCCCCTACCAGCACGATGCCATCGATACCTTCGTTGCCGGTGGTTCCGGCGTCGTCGTTCTGCCCTGTGGCGCAGGAAAAACCCTCGTCGGGGCAGGCGCCATGGCCGAGACGAAAACCACCACGCTCATTCTGGTGACGAACACGGTAAGCGCGCGGCAGTGGCGAGATGAGCTGCTCAAGCGCACGACACTGACGCCAGAGGAAATTGGCGAGTACTCCGGCCAGAGCAAAGAGATCAAGCCGGTCACGATTGCGACCTACCAAATCTTGACGGCAAAGCGGAAGGGACAGTATGCCCACCTCGCGTTGCTTGATGCGCTGGACTGGGGCCTCATCGTGTACGACGAGGTGCACCTGTTGCCAGCGCCGGTGTTCAAGCTGACCGCCGACCTGCAGGCACGCCGACGCCTCGGCCTCACCGCGACACTGGTACGCGAAGACGGCCGTGAGGGCGACGTGTTTAGCCTGATCGGACCGAAGCGTTTTGATGCGCCGTGGAAGGAGATTGAGGCTCAGGGCTTCATCTCTCCCGCCGTTTGCTACGAAGTGCGCATCGACCTGCCCGAAATCGAGCGTCTGGAATATGCGGCATCTGCCGATGATGAGCGTTACCGGTTGGCTTCAACGGCACCCGCGAAGATTCAGACTGTGCGTGACCTGGTGGCCAAGCATAAGGGCGAACAGATTCTGATCATCGGTCAGTATCTCGACCAGATCGACGCGGTATCCGATGCGCTTGGCGCGCCCAAAATCACCGGTGCCACGCCCGTCGACGAGCGTGAAGTGCTGTTCCAAGCGTTCCGCACCGGGGAGATTTCGGTACTCGTCGTGTCGAAAGTTGCAAACTTTTCTATCGATCTGCCTGAAGCGTCCGTCGCGATCCAGATTTCTGGTTCCTATGGATCCCGTCAAGAGGAGGCGCAACGCCTCGGACGACTGCTGCGCCCCAAGAAATCGGGGCACACGGCCAGTTTTTACACGTTGATCGCCCGCGACACCGTGGACCAGGATTACGCGCAAAACCGGCAGCGGTTCCTCGCCGAACAGGGTTACAGTTACACAATTTTGGACGCTGATTCGCTGGCGGCGTAG
- a CDS encoding helicase-associated domain-containing protein: MTTDARGLAVALATQSDEALERLFTARDVSPRVVWRDFFDTAEAFLEPASIQAGLRAVTAAQAAALRQLAAGEALPSVDQALVAAGFMTADGTMYAPVASVVRQLPTASNTPADDSSAEPAARAAERAFTTIGNIADLLTVLLTSPLAQIGSGAVSAAERRRLAEANVVDDPDDVDTLLRIGLISGLTATLERTWMATPTGANWLRESNRERWDRIARAIVAYLPAGMRADDGSVVPAHLWPGAYPWDPEWPARASRIRTALFLLGLLTADGTATPWAAPLLAGGEPDRAALSELLPHEVDQIYLQHDLTAISPGPLEAALDIRLRSMAVRESHAQASTYRFTPSSLMDAVTGGETEETITEFLTKISLTGIPQPLAYLVGETARRHGSIRVGKHGDETLVTAETNALIDTLAVDQVLRPLGLTRSSLGLVSRVGRDTVAVALADAHYPVILVAADGTPERLQRHRLAEHSAAHEAHAYADLIERLRESARDNSETAWLERELELAVRNRSTVTVTVAIPGADQRTFTLEASGFGGGRLRGRDKAADVERTLPISHITQIETISSVT; encoded by the coding sequence ATGACGACCGACGCGCGCGGGCTCGCCGTTGCCCTGGCTACCCAGAGTGACGAGGCTCTCGAGCGGCTGTTCACGGCGCGCGATGTGTCACCGCGCGTCGTCTGGCGCGATTTCTTTGACACCGCAGAAGCATTTCTCGAACCGGCCTCTATTCAGGCTGGCCTTCGCGCAGTCACCGCCGCACAGGCGGCCGCGCTGCGCCAGTTGGCGGCGGGAGAGGCACTCCCCTCCGTTGATCAGGCCCTGGTTGCTGCTGGCTTTATGACTGCAGACGGAACCATGTATGCACCGGTGGCGAGCGTGGTGCGTCAACTGCCAACCGCCTCCAACACACCCGCGGATGATTCCAGCGCAGAACCCGCCGCTCGGGCAGCCGAACGCGCCTTTACGACAATCGGCAACATTGCCGATCTCCTCACGGTGCTGTTGACCAGCCCTCTCGCACAGATCGGAAGCGGAGCCGTGAGCGCCGCCGAACGTCGGCGTCTCGCCGAAGCCAACGTTGTCGACGACCCGGACGACGTCGACACCCTCCTGCGCATCGGACTCATTTCGGGGCTGACCGCCACGCTCGAACGCACCTGGATGGCAACGCCTACCGGCGCAAACTGGCTTCGCGAATCCAACCGTGAGCGCTGGGATCGCATTGCCCGCGCCATCGTCGCGTACCTGCCTGCAGGCATGCGTGCTGACGACGGTTCCGTGGTGCCGGCGCACCTGTGGCCAGGCGCCTACCCGTGGGATCCGGAATGGCCCGCGCGCGCGAGCCGCATTCGCACCGCGCTTTTCCTGTTGGGCCTGCTCACCGCCGATGGCACAGCGACACCGTGGGCTGCTCCCCTGCTTGCCGGTGGTGAGCCTGACCGCGCCGCGCTCAGCGAGCTCTTGCCGCATGAGGTCGACCAGATCTACCTGCAACATGACCTCACAGCGATTAGCCCTGGCCCGCTCGAGGCCGCGCTCGATATTCGGCTGCGCTCGATGGCGGTGCGTGAATCCCACGCGCAGGCATCGACGTATCGGTTCACCCCATCGTCGCTGATGGATGCGGTCACCGGCGGCGAAACCGAAGAGACGATCACCGAATTTCTGACGAAGATCTCGTTGACGGGTATTCCGCAGCCCCTCGCCTATCTTGTCGGCGAAACAGCCAGAAGGCACGGTTCCATTCGTGTCGGCAAGCACGGCGATGAGACGCTCGTGACTGCTGAGACAAACGCACTCATCGATACGCTCGCGGTTGATCAGGTGCTGCGCCCGCTGGGCCTGACCCGCTCCTCCCTCGGACTCGTGTCTCGAGTCGGACGCGATACCGTCGCTGTCGCCCTCGCCGACGCGCACTATCCGGTGATTTTGGTGGCGGCAGACGGAACCCCTGAGCGGCTGCAAAGGCACCGGCTGGCAGAACATTCGGCTGCGCACGAAGCGCACGCCTACGCCGATCTCATCGAGCGGCTCCGCGAATCGGCGCGCGATAACTCTGAAACCGCGTGGCTTGAGCGAGAGCTGGAGCTGGCGGTACGAAATCGCAGCACGGTGACGGTCACGGTGGCGATCCCCGGAGCCGATCAGCGCACATTCACGCTGGAGGCGTCTGGTTTTGGTGGCGGTCGCCTCCGCGGCCGTGACAAGGCAGCGGATGTGGAGCGCACCCTTCCGATCTCCCACATCACCCAGATTGAGACGATCAGTTCGGTAACGTAG